One part of the Psychrilyobacter piezotolerans genome encodes these proteins:
- a CDS encoding UxaA family hydrolase yields the protein MNFKGYRREDGSIGIRNKTLIIAVDECCDGIARNISEKVKDSVVLTNSYTCMLGGNEETFNQMIAVGKNPNVGGVLVIAMGCGSILPEQIAEPIAKIGKPVDILTCQKNGGTRRTIETGIQKLKTISEEINKTPREDVSIAELIVGVKCGGSDTSSGMASNPSAGNAIDKLIDAGGIGIGGELFELQGCQENLRKRAVSEEVFNKIDSLIEAEKSRWSVEGTNVETMSIGNSVGGLTTIEEKSLGALYKMGTKPIKDILEINKDFIDKPKESGFYLSETTMLCGGAGVNFASLGAQMVLWTSGAAGFNNPIIPVIRISGNEDLFNDDMDIDARGIMDGSDTVDNVGNNIIKKIVEIANGEKTQLEDIGSATLTLYQKDQRLEQLLGSCKNK from the coding sequence ATGAACTTTAAGGGATACAGAAGAGAGGATGGATCAATAGGGATTAGAAACAAAACTCTGATTATAGCAGTGGATGAATGTTGTGATGGAATTGCCAGAAATATTTCGGAAAAAGTAAAAGACTCAGTAGTTTTGACTAATTCATACACATGTATGCTTGGTGGAAATGAAGAAACTTTTAACCAAATGATAGCAGTTGGAAAAAATCCTAATGTTGGAGGAGTTTTAGTTATTGCAATGGGGTGTGGTAGTATTTTACCTGAGCAAATTGCTGAACCAATTGCAAAAATAGGCAAGCCTGTAGATATACTTACATGTCAAAAAAACGGTGGAACACGTAGAACAATCGAGACAGGAATCCAAAAATTAAAAACAATATCAGAAGAGATCAATAAAACTCCAAGAGAAGATGTTTCTATCGCTGAATTAATAGTAGGTGTGAAGTGTGGTGGATCGGATACAAGCTCTGGAATGGCATCTAATCCTAGTGCAGGAAATGCTATTGATAAATTAATTGATGCAGGTGGTATAGGAATTGGTGGAGAGTTATTTGAACTTCAAGGATGCCAGGAAAACCTAAGAAAACGTGCTGTTTCTGAAGAAGTGTTTAATAAAATTGATTCTTTAATTGAAGCTGAAAAGTCAAGATGGAGTGTAGAAGGAACAAATGTTGAGACAATGAGTATTGGTAACAGTGTAGGCGGGCTTACTACTATTGAGGAAAAATCACTTGGTGCACTTTATAAAATGGGTACGAAACCAATAAAAGATATTTTAGAGATCAATAAAGATTTTATTGATAAACCAAAGGAAAGTGGTTTTTACCTGTCGGAAACAACAATGTTGTGTGGTGGAGCCGGTGTGAACTTTGCATCTTTAGGAGCTCAAATGGTTTTATGGACAAGTGGAGCAGCAGGATTTAACAATCCAATTATTCCCGTAATTCGTATAAGTGGAAATGAAGATCTATTCAATGATGATATGGATATTGATGCTAGAGGTATAATGGATGGATCAGATACTGTTGATAATGTTGGTAATAATATAATTAAAAAAATTGTTGAAATTGCAAATGGTGAAAAAACACAGTTAGAAGATATTGGAAGTGCAACTCTGACGTTGTATCAAAAAGATCAAAGGTTGGAACAGCTATTGGGTAGTTGCAAAAACAAATAA
- a CDS encoding UxaA family hydrolase: MNRFSKKDEKDNVATALVDLGKNKAAHIYLSNGERLTNVQSNEMIPHGNKIALNDINNGDKIYKYGEVIGICTEDIKKGDLVHVHNVKSLTVDIPKEFKKEIMRQIKIMQEEGEANEL; encoded by the coding sequence ATGAATAGATTTAGTAAAAAGGATGAAAAAGACAATGTTGCAACAGCATTAGTTGATTTAGGGAAAAATAAAGCAGCCCATATATATCTATCTAATGGAGAACGTTTGACAAATGTACAGTCCAACGAAATGATACCCCATGGAAATAAAATTGCTCTAAATGATATTAATAATGGAGACAAAATTTATAAATATGGTGAAGTTATAGGGATATGTACAGAGGATATAAAAAAAGGAGACTTAGTACATGTACATAATGTAAAAAGTTTAACAGTAGATATTCCAAAAGAATTTAAAAAAGAAATAATGAGACAAATTAAAATTATGCAAGAAGAAGGTGAAGCAAATGAACTTTAA
- a CDS encoding BCCT family transporter: MSKKTGVNVGKLKIEKNIEGARIDKVLISISIFFVILLVGLLYTNPEASQEIANIIFGKMTNWFGSFTLIFTFSGFVILVGVALSKYGNIKLGDHAPEHSTFKWVAMMISCGLGSATIYWAFIEWAYYIGTPGLGIEANSIRAFEMALPYNMFHWGFSAWTLYALVGLPMCYHFYVRKNEGLSLSSIISKITGIKKDGIIATIINVMFIFICFGGLSITLGVSVPLVSQVLCAVVGITPTFSMNVALILLISIVYSLSSYIGIEKGMARISDWNGKLAIFFLLAIIVLGPSLFIINNTTNSLGLMLQNFVGMSLFTDSIGQTGFPQSWTIFYWLYWITYAPFTGIFIAKVSKGRTIRSVIINTLVSGSIGCFAFFGVIGSLSIDRQMKGLVDMTGLLGAGKDTFAIIEVMKTLPLGSIFMMMFSIIAVLFLATTLDGAAFTMASTATPGLKSNENPHPIHRLFWCVLLALVPLVMIFIGANLNTIKTAAIITGVPIIFLMIIMVYGWIKWMVKDYQVHTEKENNYILIDNEKEGNHE; this comes from the coding sequence ATGAGTAAAAAAACAGGTGTAAATGTTGGAAAATTAAAAATAGAAAAAAATATAGAGGGAGCTAGAATTGATAAAGTGCTGATTTCTATTAGTATCTTTTTCGTTATTCTACTGGTTGGGTTATTGTATACAAACCCTGAAGCTTCTCAGGAAATTGCAAATATTATATTCGGTAAAATGACAAATTGGTTTGGGTCATTTACATTAATCTTTACTTTTTCAGGTTTTGTAATATTAGTGGGAGTAGCATTGTCAAAATACGGAAACATTAAATTAGGTGATCATGCACCTGAACATTCGACCTTTAAATGGGTTGCAATGATGATTAGCTGCGGACTGGGATCAGCTACTATTTATTGGGCATTTATAGAATGGGCTTATTATATAGGAACCCCTGGATTAGGAATAGAAGCAAACTCAATAAGAGCATTTGAAATGGCACTGCCTTACAATATGTTCCACTGGGGATTTAGTGCGTGGACGTTATATGCTTTAGTCGGATTACCAATGTGTTATCATTTTTATGTTAGAAAAAATGAAGGTCTCAGCCTTAGTTCTATAATCAGCAAAATCACTGGAATCAAAAAAGATGGTATTATTGCTACGATCATTAATGTTATGTTTATTTTCATCTGTTTTGGTGGATTAAGCATTACTTTAGGAGTATCAGTACCTCTAGTTTCACAAGTATTATGTGCTGTAGTTGGGATCACACCTACTTTCTCGATGAATGTTGCATTAATTTTATTAATTTCAATAGTTTATTCCCTTAGTTCATATATTGGTATCGAAAAAGGAATGGCCAGAATATCAGATTGGAATGGTAAATTAGCGATTTTCTTTCTGTTAGCAATTATAGTTTTAGGTCCTAGTTTATTTATCATAAATAATACTACTAATTCACTTGGGTTAATGTTACAAAATTTCGTTGGTATGAGTCTATTTACAGATTCAATAGGTCAAACTGGATTTCCTCAGTCATGGACAATATTTTACTGGTTATACTGGATAACTTATGCTCCATTTACAGGAATATTTATCGCAAAAGTTTCAAAAGGAAGAACTATCAGGTCGGTAATTATAAATACTTTAGTCAGTGGAAGTATTGGATGTTTTGCTTTTTTCGGAGTAATTGGAAGTTTATCTATAGACAGGCAAATGAAGGGCTTAGTTGACATGACTGGTTTATTAGGTGCAGGTAAAGATACATTTGCCATAATCGAAGTCATGAAAACTTTACCTTTAGGTAGTATATTCATGATGATGTTCTCAATTATAGCCGTATTATTTTTGGCAACAACTCTAGACGGAGCAGCATTTACAATGGCATCTACAGCTACACCGGGATTAAAATCAAATGAAAATCCACATCCAATTCATAGATTATTCTGGTGTGTATTATTAGCTTTAGTTCCTTTAGTAATGATCTTTATAGGAGCAAATTTAAATACAATCAAAACAGCAGCAATTATTACAGGAGTACCGATAATATTCCTTATGATAATAATGGTTTATGGATGGATTAAATGGATGGTAAAAGACTATCAGGTTCACACAGAAAAAGAAAATAATTATATTTTAATTGATAATGAAAAGGAAGGAAATCATGAATAG
- a CDS encoding mandelate racemase/muconate lactonizing enzyme family protein, with product MKITDIEVIILRVPEIGKTCTWGDDAVIVKVHTDCGIVGIGESDSSPLVIKSIIETPNSNLYCYGLKELLIGENPLEIEKLWDKMYWASNYMGRRGAGIHAISAIDIALWDIAGKHYGVPVHTLLGGKHREKIMAYGTFIPYNDLEKNKEEARRLVDKGFKSIKFGGGVFGEDPDTDYNIVKSVRDEIGEEVELQIDLATKWRTSGHAIYMANRLKEFNLNWIEEPILADDSNGYAKFSSCVEAKLAGGEALTTVHEFKEFLEKYDADIIQPDITRCGGITEIKKIYDMSQMHGVRLIPHGFSTGILLAASVQFLASREYGTLMEFSESQSPLVTELVKGAPTFKNGYVKVSDKPGLGIELDEEIVEKYRVDIADIFKN from the coding sequence ATGAAAATAACAGATATTGAGGTAATTATACTACGGGTTCCAGAAATAGGAAAAACATGTACTTGGGGAGATGATGCAGTTATTGTAAAAGTACATACAGACTGTGGCATTGTAGGAATAGGTGAAAGTGACTCGTCACCACTGGTTATAAAATCAATAATAGAGACTCCCAACTCCAATCTATATTGCTATGGATTAAAGGAATTATTAATAGGTGAAAATCCACTGGAAATTGAAAAACTATGGGATAAGATGTACTGGGCATCTAATTATATGGGGAGAAGGGGAGCAGGGATTCATGCAATCAGTGCGATTGATATAGCACTTTGGGATATCGCCGGGAAACATTACGGTGTACCAGTTCATACACTTTTAGGCGGGAAACATAGAGAGAAAATAATGGCTTATGGAACTTTTATTCCATATAATGATTTAGAAAAAAATAAAGAAGAGGCAAGGCGTCTTGTAGACAAGGGTTTTAAAAGTATTAAGTTTGGAGGAGGAGTTTTTGGAGAAGATCCGGATACAGATTATAACATCGTCAAATCTGTAAGAGATGAAATTGGAGAGGAGGTAGAACTTCAAATAGATCTAGCAACTAAGTGGAGAACTTCGGGACACGCTATCTATATGGCAAACAGATTAAAGGAATTCAACTTAAATTGGATAGAGGAACCGATCTTAGCTGACGATTCAAATGGGTATGCCAAATTTTCTAGCTGTGTAGAAGCTAAATTAGCAGGAGGAGAAGCTCTAACTACCGTGCATGAATTTAAGGAATTTTTAGAGAAATATGATGCTGATATAATTCAGCCGGATATTACCAGATGTGGGGGAATCACGGAAATAAAAAAAATATATGATATGTCTCAAATGCACGGGGTAAGACTGATTCCTCATGGATTTAGTACCGGGATTTTACTTGCGGCTTCTGTACAGTTTTTAGCCTCCAGAGAGTATGGAACATTGATGGAATTTTCTGAAAGTCAGAGTCCTTTGGTAACCGAATTAGTTAAAGGGGCTCCAACGTTTAAAAATGGATATGTCAAAGTAAGTGACAAACCGGGACTTGGAATTGAGTTGGATGAAGAAATAGTGGAAAAATATAGAGTTGATATAGCAGATATATTTAAAAATTAG
- a CDS encoding sigma-54 interaction domain-containing protein, which translates to MNDKNELKYSVFKNLVDNLYDEVIVWDDDYKIVYVNKASYRHYGLSPEELIGKTFYELTKKEYWYPSVLPDVYKNPRIVSIIQKTHLGAKIKTTAVPIFSAKGKLEYVAMNVKDVVSEVPSTVKDTVELKNKDFITMSKEMTVLLSLTEKIAKIDSTVLIQGESGTGKTFLAKYLHKKSKRSKKPFISINCASINGNLLESELFGYVKGAFTGAVGSGKKGFIQIADGGILFLDEIGEMPLELQAKFLHVIQDREFIPVGGTKPIKIDIKIVAATNRNLKEMVNIGKFRRDLYYRLNIFELLIPPLRKRERDITPLANYFLNKNNEKYGRNCYLDEKTLKIMLGYSWPGNIRELSHIIERLVVTSEKTKIMPNILPGEFFTLQDEEENIFENTDINLDEIMSEYEEKIIKKYYELYPSSRKLSKELKISQSKASRLIKKYIEPKKTRES; encoded by the coding sequence ATGAATGATAAAAATGAACTGAAATATTCAGTATTTAAAAATTTAGTAGATAATCTCTATGATGAGGTGATCGTATGGGATGATGACTATAAGATAGTCTATGTGAATAAGGCCAGTTATAGACACTATGGTTTGTCTCCAGAGGAACTTATAGGAAAAACATTCTATGAATTGACAAAAAAAGAGTATTGGTATCCCTCTGTTCTTCCAGATGTATATAAAAATCCAAGAATTGTAAGTATAATTCAAAAAACCCATTTGGGAGCTAAAATAAAAACTACGGCGGTGCCTATTTTTTCAGCTAAGGGAAAATTAGAATATGTGGCTATGAATGTAAAGGATGTAGTTTCAGAGGTCCCTTCTACAGTGAAAGATACTGTAGAATTAAAAAACAAGGATTTTATTACCATGAGTAAAGAGATGACCGTTCTCTTAAGTTTGACTGAAAAGATAGCAAAGATAGATTCAACGGTTTTGATCCAGGGAGAGTCAGGGACAGGAAAAACATTTTTAGCAAAATATCTGCATAAAAAAAGCAAGAGGAGTAAAAAACCGTTTATATCTATAAACTGTGCCTCTATCAATGGGAATTTATTGGAGTCGGAATTATTTGGATATGTAAAGGGAGCATTTACAGGGGCTGTGGGGAGTGGAAAGAAGGGATTTATCCAGATAGCTGACGGGGGGATCTTGTTCTTAGATGAAATAGGTGAGATGCCCCTTGAATTACAGGCAAAATTTCTCCATGTGATTCAAGACAGGGAATTTATCCCGGTAGGAGGAACGAAACCCATTAAGATAGATATTAAAATAGTGGCTGCAACCAATAGAAATCTAAAAGAGATGGTAAATATTGGGAAATTCAGGAGGGATCTATACTATAGGCTGAATATTTTTGAACTTCTGATTCCTCCCTTAAGAAAAAGAGAAAGAGATATAACACCGCTGGCTAATTATTTTTTGAATAAAAATAATGAAAAATATGGAAGAAATTGTTATTTAGATGAAAAAACATTAAAAATAATGCTGGGGTATTCCTGGCCTGGAAATATAAGGGAATTATCTCATATAATTGAAAGATTGGTAGTGACATCTGAAAAGACTAAGATAATGCCTAATATTTTACCTGGTGAATTTTTCACCCTTCAGGATGAAGAGGAAAATATTTTTGAAAACACAGACATAAATTTAGATGAAATTATGAGTGAATACGAGGAGAAGATAATAAAAAAATATTATGAATTATATCCCAGTTCAAGAAAACTGTCAAAGGAGTTAAAAATAAGTCAAAGTAAGGCCAGTCGATTGATAAAAAAATATATCGAACCAAAAAAGACTCGCGAGTCATAA
- a CDS encoding RNA polymerase factor sigma-54 yields MDILLGTKQVLSQKNIKKLKILEMNTDELNSFLWEFKSENFIPTTELTNEIYEKKEDSLEEFLWDQLRFLKIGRLEKEICRYFAESLDDKGYLNISLNAAARKFKTTIFKVKEAKETLETLEPAGIGAGNLKEAIIIQSRNHEELKKISPKIWDDILNMRLDRAAIKLGISVTALKDLIAPVRNFISYPRRDFASKKARIQSSDIMISNELILTLDKRYEYQFDGGELSQFLSRKKLKEIDSINLALEARRKTLLNIAHFILEKQRKFFCGGYMVPLKLSDVAGELELHISTISRACKDKILEYNCKQYKLNDFFVGEAGKGCSSQRLSVEIQKLVDAEDKFNPYSDEEIRKRLEEKDTVVARRTVTKYRERLGILKGRLRKNYE; encoded by the coding sequence ATGGATATTTTATTGGGAACTAAACAGGTATTATCCCAGAAAAACATAAAAAAATTAAAAATTTTAGAGATGAATACAGATGAACTGAACAGTTTTTTATGGGAATTTAAGAGTGAAAATTTTATACCTACAACAGAATTAACGAATGAGATATATGAAAAAAAAGAAGATTCTTTAGAAGAATTTTTATGGGACCAGCTTAGATTCTTAAAAATAGGCAGGTTAGAAAAAGAGATCTGCAGGTATTTTGCAGAAAGTTTAGATGACAAAGGATATTTAAATATTTCATTGAATGCAGCGGCAAGAAAATTTAAAACCACAATTTTTAAGGTTAAAGAAGCAAAGGAAACATTAGAAACCTTGGAGCCGGCAGGAATAGGAGCCGGTAATTTAAAAGAAGCTATTATTATTCAGAGCAGAAACCATGAGGAGTTGAAAAAGATATCTCCCAAGATATGGGACGACATTTTAAATATGAGGCTGGATCGGGCAGCTATAAAATTAGGTATTTCAGTGACTGCCTTAAAGGATCTTATAGCTCCTGTAAGAAATTTTATATCCTATCCCAGGAGGGATTTTGCAAGCAAAAAAGCCAGAATTCAAAGTTCAGATATAATGATTTCCAATGAACTGATTTTAACTTTAGACAAAAGGTATGAATATCAGTTTGATGGAGGGGAACTCTCTCAATTTTTATCTAGAAAAAAATTAAAGGAGATAGATTCAATCAATCTGGCACTGGAAGCCAGAAGAAAAACTCTGCTCAATATAGCTCATTTTATCCTGGAAAAGCAAAGGAAATTTTTTTGTGGGGGATATATGGTTCCTTTAAAGTTGTCGGATGTTGCAGGGGAACTGGAGTTACATATATCTACAATAAGCAGAGCCTGTAAGGATAAAATATTGGAATATAACTGCAAACAGTATAAGTTAAATGATTTTTTTGTGGGAGAGGCAGGAAAGGGCTGTTCATCCCAGAGGTTATCTGTTGAAATTCAAAAACTGGTAGATGCAGAGGATAAATTTAATCCATATTCAGATGAGGAGATAAGAAAAAGGCTGGAAGAAAAAGATACAGTGGTTGCCAGGAGAACTGTGACCAAATACAGGGAAAGGCTGGGCATATTGAAAGGGAGGCTGAGAAAGAACTATGAATGA
- a CDS encoding outer membrane beta-barrel protein: protein MKKLFLLVLVVLSTVTFAESDFYINPKIGVDIISGYERTYDDNGNTLLNSKTKGFGGEVAVEGYKILNEHIDVGLGLAYQVHAGRKHFNYKSKVDTSGVRYRSIPVYVTGRYNFISNSQVKPYLKANLGYSFNFDASDLKSKNTLNDRIEKTSIKVNSGLYWGVGAGIEYKNYTIELMYAINKCKVSGSRERVDYDRITLSVGYKFNF, encoded by the coding sequence ATGAAAAAATTATTCTTATTAGTATTAGTAGTCTTATCAACTGTAACGTTTGCTGAATCTGATTTTTATATAAATCCAAAAATTGGTGTAGATATAATATCTGGATACGAAAGAACTTATGATGATAATGGAAACACTCTCTTAAACAGTAAAACAAAAGGGTTTGGTGGAGAGGTAGCGGTAGAAGGATATAAAATTTTAAATGAACATATAGATGTAGGTTTAGGTCTGGCTTATCAGGTTCATGCTGGCAGAAAACATTTTAATTATAAAAGTAAGGTGGATACCTCAGGTGTACGATATCGTTCTATACCGGTATATGTAACCGGTAGATACAACTTTATTTCGAATTCACAAGTAAAACCATATTTAAAGGCCAATTTAGGATACTCATTCAATTTTGATGCTTCAGATTTAAAATCAAAAAACACACTCAACGACAGGATAGAAAAAACTTCCATAAAGGTGAACAGTGGTTTATACTGGGGGGTAGGTGCCGGGATAGAATACAAAAATTACACTATAGAATTAATGTATGCAATTAATAAGTGTAAAGTCAGCGGTTCCAGAGAAAGAGTTGACTATGACAGAATCACCCTTTCAGTTGGTTATAAATTTAACTTCTAA
- the smpB gene encoding SsrA-binding protein SmpB, with amino-acid sequence MALAKNKKAFHEYFIEDRLEAGIELIGSEVKSIKAGQVSIKEAFVRIINGEIFIMGMSVVPWTFGSVYNPDEKRVRKLLIHKKEIAKLHEKVSQKGYAIVPISVYQKAGRIKIEIALGKGKTNYDKRDTLAKKDAKRQIDRALKDTYR; translated from the coding sequence ATGGCATTGGCTAAAAACAAAAAAGCGTTTCATGAGTATTTTATAGAAGATAGACTTGAAGCAGGAATAGAGTTAATTGGTAGTGAGGTAAAATCTATAAAGGCTGGTCAGGTAAGTATCAAGGAAGCCTTTGTCAGGATAATAAATGGAGAGATCTTTATTATGGGTATGAGTGTTGTTCCCTGGACCTTTGGGAGTGTATATAATCCCGATGAAAAAAGGGTAAGAAAACTTCTTATTCACAAAAAAGAGATTGCAAAACTTCATGAAAAAGTATCTCAAAAAGGATACGCTATAGTACCTATCTCGGTATACCAAAAGGCTGGAAGGATCAAGATAGAAATAGCTTTGGGTAAGGGTAAAACAAACTATGATAAAAGGGATACCCTGGCAAAAAAAGATGCAAAAAGACAGATTGACAGAGCTCTTAAAGATACATATAGATAA
- a CDS encoding 1-propanol dehydrogenase PduQ, with amino-acid sequence MKDFKLKPEIKYGSQSLGWIKNLKSKKILIVTDKTMVKLGLVDKVISNLNGSEIKVFDKVQPNPTIEVIEDGIKEYFMFSPEVIIALGGGSPIDACKGIIYFSYKIQKEHNGCIKRIPFIAIPTTSGTGSEVTSYSVITNKNSKIALSDDEMLPTIAILDPEFMKTLPKVVIADTGMDVLTHAIEAYVSTSRNSFTNALSLEAIKIVYKNLLKHYENAELIKPREEIQHASCMAGLAFNNSSLGINHSIAHTLGSNLHLSHGRSNAIIMPYIIENNKNAYEHYFEISKMLGLPSENIVEGKNSLIALITILKEKMEIPNSLKDLGIEFEEYKKLMPQFLNDIEKDICTTGNPNQFTSEEYIELLTKLYYGLM; translated from the coding sequence ATGAAAGACTTTAAATTAAAGCCTGAAATTAAATATGGAAGCCAATCTTTAGGATGGATTAAAAATTTGAAATCAAAAAAAATTCTTATAGTGACAGATAAAACTATGGTTAAATTAGGCTTAGTTGATAAAGTAATATCTAATTTGAATGGATCAGAAATAAAAGTGTTTGATAAAGTTCAACCTAATCCAACTATAGAAGTTATAGAGGATGGAATAAAAGAATATTTTATGTTTAGTCCGGAAGTAATAATAGCATTAGGCGGAGGTTCTCCTATCGATGCTTGTAAAGGGATAATTTATTTTAGTTATAAAATTCAAAAAGAACATAATGGATGTATAAAAAGAATTCCATTCATAGCAATTCCTACAACAAGTGGAACAGGTTCAGAGGTAACCTCCTATAGCGTTATTACAAATAAAAATAGTAAAATAGCTTTATCAGATGATGAAATGTTGCCAACTATAGCGATTTTAGACCCAGAGTTTATGAAAACTCTACCAAAAGTTGTAATTGCTGATACTGGAATGGATGTATTAACTCATGCAATTGAAGCATATGTATCTACTTCTAGGAATTCGTTTACGAATGCTTTATCTTTAGAAGCAATTAAAATAGTTTATAAAAATCTGTTAAAGCATTATGAAAATGCTGAGTTAATAAAACCTAGAGAAGAGATACAGCATGCTTCATGTATGGCAGGTCTTGCCTTTAATAACTCTTCTTTAGGTATAAATCATAGTATAGCTCATACTTTGGGTTCTAATTTGCATTTATCTCATGGGAGATCAAATGCAATAATAATGCCTTATATAATAGAAAATAATAAAAATGCTTATGAACATTATTTTGAAATTTCTAAAATGCTCGGCTTGCCTTCAGAAAATATAGTGGAAGGTAAAAATTCCTTGATAGCATTAATTACTATTTTAAAAGAAAAAATGGAAATTCCAAATTCTTTAAAGGATTTAGGTATAGAGTTTGAGGAATATAAAAAATTAATGCCACAATTTTTAAATGATATTGAAAAAGACATTTGTACCACTGGAAATCCTAATCAATTTACAAGTGAAGAATATATTGAATTATTGACTAAATTATATTACGGATTAATGTAG
- a CDS encoding cupin domain-containing protein → MNQKKLEILIKKVIEAELGGKKDSKIKYFDPSGVGVIKANKIERERFDTGNPSDQVYVTDLFSLTESPRIGAGMMEMEKSTFDWTLNYDEIDYIIEGTLKVIIDGREVIGEKGDVMLIPKGSKIKFSAPDYAKFVYVVYPANWQEQN, encoded by the coding sequence ATAAATCAAAAAAAATTAGAAATATTAATAAAAAAAGTTATAGAAGCAGAATTAGGTGGTAAAAAGGATTCAAAAATTAAATACTTTGATCCAAGTGGAGTAGGAGTAATAAAAGCAAATAAAATAGAACGAGAAAGATTTGATACTGGAAATCCTAGTGATCAAGTCTATGTTACAGATTTATTTTCATTAACTGAAAGTCCAAGAATAGGGGCAGGAATGATGGAAATGGAAAAATCTACTTTTGACTGGACATTAAACTATGATGAAATAGATTATATAATTGAAGGAACATTAAAAGTTATTATTGATGGAAGAGAAGTAATTGGAGAAAAGGGAGACGTAATGTTAATACCTAAAGGTTCCAAAATTAAATTTAGTGCACCGGATTACGCTAAATTTGTTTATGTTGTTTATCCAGCTAATTGGCAAGAACAAAACTAG
- the eutH gene encoding ethanolamine utilization protein EutH, which produces MGINDIIIYIMVFFMAVGAIDKCMGNRYGYGEKFEEGFMAMGALALAMVGVISLAPVLANVLRPIVSPLYKMLGADPAMFATTLLANDMGGYPLAMQLAETPEAGVFAGLILGAMMGPTIVFTIPVALGIIKVEDREFLAKGVLAGVVTIPLGCLVGGLAGGFNLELILVNLVPIILFAAIIALGLWKIPAKMIKGFTIFGQGVVIVITLALAAIVIETLTGIVVIPGMAPISEGIEIIGAVSITLAGAFPLVHFITKVFNKPLLKFGKLLGMNETSATGMVASLANSIPMFGLMKDMDEKGKVLNVAFAVSAAFVFGDHLGFTAGVDKSMIFPMVIGKLVGGISAMTLASFMYSSSKNKKPVGEEV; this is translated from the coding sequence ATGGGAATTAATGACATTATTATTTATATAATGGTTTTTTTTATGGCAGTAGGTGCTATTGATAAATGTATGGGAAATAGATATGGATATGGAGAAAAATTTGAAGAAGGGTTTATGGCTATGGGAGCACTTGCGCTGGCAATGGTAGGAGTTATATCTTTAGCTCCAGTATTAGCTAATGTATTAAGACCAATAGTTTCACCGCTGTATAAAATGTTAGGAGCAGATCCTGCGATGTTTGCAACAACATTACTTGCTAATGATATGGGTGGGTATCCTTTAGCTATGCAATTAGCAGAAACTCCAGAAGCAGGAGTATTTGCAGGGCTTATTTTAGGAGCTATGATGGGACCAACAATAGTATTTACAATACCGGTAGCTTTAGGAATTATAAAAGTTGAGGATAGAGAATTTCTTGCAAAAGGTGTACTAGCAGGGGTTGTAACTATACCATTAGGTTGTTTAGTAGGTGGTTTAGCAGGTGGATTTAATTTAGAATTAATTTTGGTTAACTTAGTTCCTATAATTTTATTTGCTGCAATAATAGCTTTAGGGTTATGGAAAATTCCGGCTAAAATGATAAAAGGATTTACGATTTTTGGTCAAGGAGTAGTAATAGTTATTACATTAGCTCTAGCAGCAATAGTGATAGAAACTTTAACAGGAATAGTAGTTATACCAGGAATGGCCCCGATATCTGAAGGTATTGAAATTATAGGAGCGGTTTCAATCACATTAGCAGGAGCATTTCCATTAGTTCATTTCATTACTAAGGTATTTAATAAACCTTTATTAAAATTTGGAAAACTTTTAGGAATGAATGAAACTTCTGCAACAGGAATGGTAGCTAGTTTAGCGAACAGTATTCCCATGTTTGGATTAATGAAAGACATGGATGAAAAAGGGAAAGTATTAAATGTAGCTTTTGCGGTAAGTGCTGCTTTTGTATTCGGAGATCATTTAGGATTTACTGCCGGTGTTGATAAAAGCATGATATTCCCGATGGTAATAGGAAAATTAGTAGGAGGAATTAGTGCTATGACATTAGCATCATTTATGTATAGTTCATCTAAAAATAAAAAACCAGTTGGAGAAGAGGTATAA